One genomic segment of Novisyntrophococcus fermenticellae includes these proteins:
- the cbiQ gene encoding cobalt ECF transporter T component CbiQ, protein MILIDKLCYQSKLRYINTGVKLAYALITLLLCIISHSILVACVVLLANAWLTVRGGGIPGFRYLRLMGIPLTFLLLSTLAILINISKTPLDAFAISLGTYYITGSREGLYHGVQLILTALASVSCLYFLSLNTPMTDILTELRRLKCPPLLIELMLLIYRFIFVLTDVASAITTSQNSRLGNKDFRTSCKSFGSLGSSLFIRAMKKSGALYDSMEARCYDGTIRVLTETYPAKQSHILLLVLFEILLTSLTVWRLL, encoded by the coding sequence ATGATTTTAATTGACAAGCTTTGTTATCAATCAAAACTAAGATATATCAATACAGGTGTGAAGCTGGCATACGCACTAATCACCCTGCTCCTATGCATCATCAGCCACTCTATTCTGGTGGCCTGTGTTGTGCTCTTGGCCAATGCCTGGCTCACTGTCCGCGGCGGCGGAATCCCCGGATTCCGCTATCTGCGGCTGATGGGAATCCCGCTGACATTTCTTCTGCTCTCCACGCTTGCAATTCTGATTAATATCAGCAAGACACCGCTTGATGCCTTTGCCATATCATTAGGAACGTATTATATCACCGGGAGCCGGGAGGGACTTTATCACGGTGTACAACTGATACTGACAGCACTCGCCAGTGTATCCTGTCTGTATTTTTTATCCTTAAACACGCCTATGACTGATATTCTGACGGAATTGCGAAGACTAAAATGCCCCCCTCTTCTGATTGAACTCATGCTTTTAATCTATCGGTTCATCTTCGTTCTGACGGATGTGGCCTCGGCAATCACCACCTCTCAGAACTCCCGGCTGGGCAATAAAGACTTCCGGACCTCCTGTAAATCTTTCGGCTCCCTTGGTTCCTCTCTCTTTATACGGGCGATGAAAAAATCGGGTGCCCTTTATGATTCCATGGAAGCCAGATGTTACGACGGAACGATCCGTGTACTTACCGAAACTTATCCGGCAAAGCAATCCCATATCCTTCTGCTGGTACTATTTGAAATACTACTGACTTCCTTAACGGTTTGGAGATTATTATGA
- a CDS encoding sirohydrochlorin cobaltochelatase: protein MTDNTVILKADNLYFSYDDEKTHSLNGLSLEICRGKKIALMGANGSGKSTFFLCCNGIHKPSSGTLYFDGKPVDYSREGLLNLRQKVGIVFQDPDNQLFSASVYQEISFGILNLGVSEDEAKKEVENIIREMEITPYRDKPTHALSGGQKKQVSIADILVMHPEVIILDEPSAALDPKHTALVNSAVDRMTGNGITVMMATHDVNYAFAWADEIVLFKDGKVLMHGTPTEVFSNRTALAQTNLEPPAALQLFDSLCQKGILKTNLPVPHNLACLEQYIADLPFFNVGTPKPVSDNIDAKKAILVVSFGTSYDETRKVTIDAIEQDIANSYADYRVYRAWTSKMILAKVKKRDGIHYDNVKEAFERMAADGITDVIVQPTHVINGIENDIMTEEALSFAPRFSTIHFGTPLLTSPEDNNLLIEAIAHEFPDLKEDEALVMMGHGTTHYANAIYAALDYTLKDKGYSNIFLGTVEAYPSMDSLLHMVKEYNPSRVILAPFMIVAGDHATNDMASDDPDSWRSQFEAAGFPVTCILKGLGEYKDVRNLFLSHVKEAIHSDNIKKSSHSH from the coding sequence ATGACTGACAATACTGTAATATTAAAAGCCGATAACCTGTATTTTTCCTATGATGATGAGAAGACCCATTCTCTGAATGGCCTTTCTTTAGAAATATGCCGTGGAAAAAAAATAGCCCTCATGGGTGCCAATGGTTCCGGTAAATCCACCTTTTTTCTCTGCTGTAATGGTATCCATAAGCCTTCCTCGGGAACCTTATATTTTGATGGTAAACCGGTTGACTATTCCAGAGAGGGGCTTTTAAATCTACGTCAGAAGGTGGGGATCGTCTTTCAGGACCCGGATAATCAATTGTTTTCTGCCAGTGTCTATCAGGAGATTTCCTTCGGGATTCTGAATCTGGGTGTTTCAGAGGACGAAGCAAAGAAAGAAGTTGAAAACATCATCCGGGAGATGGAGATTACTCCTTATCGGGACAAGCCTACGCATGCTCTTTCCGGCGGTCAAAAAAAGCAGGTGTCCATCGCCGATATTCTTGTGATGCACCCCGAGGTGATTATCCTCGATGAGCCATCGGCTGCACTGGACCCAAAACATACTGCACTGGTCAACAGCGCCGTGGACCGGATGACCGGGAATGGCATTACGGTCATGATGGCTACTCACGATGTAAACTATGCCTTTGCATGGGCTGACGAGATTGTACTGTTCAAAGACGGAAAGGTTTTGATGCACGGAACGCCCACGGAGGTTTTCTCCAACCGGACAGCTCTGGCACAGACAAATCTTGAGCCTCCGGCTGCACTTCAGCTTTTTGACAGCCTTTGTCAAAAGGGCATACTGAAAACGAATCTGCCTGTTCCCCATAATCTGGCCTGTCTGGAGCAATATATTGCAGATCTTCCGTTCTTCAATGTTGGGACTCCTAAACCTGTCTCCGATAATATAGATGCAAAAAAAGCGATTCTTGTCGTCAGCTTTGGTACCAGCTATGATGAAACCCGTAAGGTTACGATTGATGCAATTGAACAGGACATCGCCAATTCCTATGCCGATTACCGTGTTTACCGGGCCTGGACCAGTAAGATGATCCTGGCGAAAGTCAAAAAGCGGGACGGTATCCATTATGATAATGTAAAGGAGGCTTTCGAACGGATGGCTGCTGATGGCATCACGGATGTAATTGTTCAGCCTACACATGTCATCAATGGAATTGAGAACGATATTATGACCGAGGAAGCGCTCTCCTTTGCACCCAGGTTTTCCACGATTCACTTCGGAACACCATTGCTCACCAGTCCCGAAGATAATAACCTCCTGATTGAAGCGATTGCACATGAATTTCCGGATTTGAAAGAAGATGAGGCTCTTGTCATGATGGGACATGGAACGACTCACTATGCAAATGCAATCTATGCAGCCCTGGATTATACCTTAAAGGACAAAGGATATTCGAATATTTTTCTTGGAACCGTGGAAGCATACCCCAGCATGGACAGCCTGCTGCATATGGTAAAGGAATATAATCCCAGTCGGGTAATTCTGGCTCCATTTATGATTGTTGCCGGAGATCATGCCACAAATGATATGGCCAGCGATGATCCGGACTCCTGGCGCAGCCAGTTTGAAGCCGCAGGATTTCCTGTCACATGTATCCTCAAGGGGCTGGGTGAGTACAAAGATGTCCGCAATCTTTTCCTTTCCCATGTGAAAGAGGCGATACATTCGGACAATATAAAAAAGTCTTCGCATTCGCATTAA
- a CDS encoding M14 family zinc carboxypeptidase: MYSYEQMLTELELLKNTYPNLMILQEAGRSLDGRKIMEVVIGNPDTSRHILIQSTIHGREYMNTRLAMKQLGETLKKYTYGTYHENSYESLFEQVCFHILPMTNPDGVTISQRGLKGIRNASLRSILETCRQNDLGRVDDEISADMYWKRWKANARGVDLNRNFNSGWKAYQGSVLPSFERYKGEWPESEPEVQTILKVAENNRTVCTISYHSSGEVIYWDYGSTEETLEADRQLAKLVSHITGYNMESSVQSAQDAAGCSDYFVLEKNIPSVTIENGKADCPLPMEEFGPIWKANDNLWPALAEFMLQDV, translated from the coding sequence ATGTATAGTTATGAGCAGATGTTAACAGAGCTGGAATTACTTAAAAATACGTATCCGAATTTAATGATTTTGCAGGAGGCGGGCAGATCACTTGACGGAAGAAAGATTATGGAGGTGGTTATTGGAAATCCGGACACCTCCCGTCATATTCTGATTCAGTCAACGATTCATGGGCGAGAATATATGAATACACGCTTAGCTATGAAACAGCTGGGAGAAACATTGAAAAAGTATACATATGGTACCTATCATGAAAACTCTTATGAAAGTTTATTTGAGCAGGTCTGTTTTCATATCCTGCCCATGACAAATCCGGATGGAGTGACAATCAGCCAGCGCGGACTTAAAGGCATCAGAAACGCTTCTTTAAGATCTATTCTGGAGACTTGCAGGCAGAATGATCTCGGAAGGGTGGATGATGAAATAAGTGCTGACATGTATTGGAAAAGATGGAAAGCAAATGCCAGAGGTGTAGACCTGAATCGTAATTTTAACAGCGGATGGAAGGCATATCAGGGATCCGTACTACCCTCTTTTGAACGTTATAAGGGAGAATGGCCGGAATCAGAACCGGAGGTACAGACAATCTTAAAAGTGGCGGAAAACAACCGTACCGTCTGCACAATTTCCTACCATTCTTCAGGAGAAGTGATTTACTGGGACTACGGAAGCACAGAAGAGACACTGGAAGCCGACAGGCAGCTGGCCAAACTTGTTTCCCATATAACCGGTTACAACATGGAATCTTCGGTGCAAAGCGCGCAGGATGCCGCAGGATGCAGCGATTATTTTGTGCTAGAAAAAAATATTCCTTCGGTAACCATCGAAAATGGAAAGGCAGATTGTCCGCTGCCCATGGAGGAGTTTGGGCCGATTTGGAAAGCTAATGATAATTTATGGCCGGCATTGGCTGAATTCATGCTGCAGGATGTATAG
- a CDS encoding precorrin-8X methylmutase yields MKIELENVRPMDIEKRSFEIITEELGTRKLDKDTELIIKRCIHTSADFDYADSLCFSDGVVPEALRALEHGACIVTDTQMAKSGINKKALARLGGEVFCFMSDEDVAAKAKELGTTRAHICMDKAMELNRPVIFAIGNAPTALVRLYELIEEGRLKPELVIGVPVGFVNVVQSKELIMETDIPYIVARGRKGGSNIAACIVNALLYMLNNDRG; encoded by the coding sequence ATGAAGATAGAATTGGAGAATGTCCGGCCCATGGACATTGAAAAACGCAGCTTTGAGATTATTACAGAAGAGTTGGGGACAAGAAAGCTGGATAAGGATACGGAGCTGATTATCAAGCGCTGTATCCATACAAGTGCCGACTTTGACTATGCAGACAGCCTTTGCTTTTCAGACGGCGTAGTGCCTGAAGCTTTGCGCGCACTGGAACATGGCGCCTGTATCGTGACGGATACACAGATGGCCAAATCCGGAATTAATAAAAAAGCACTGGCTCGTTTGGGCGGAGAGGTCTTCTGCTTTATGTCCGATGAGGATGTGGCCGCAAAGGCAAAAGAACTGGGGACCACCAGGGCACATATCTGTATGGATAAGGCAATGGAATTAAATCGTCCCGTAATCTTTGCCATAGGAAATGCTCCGACAGCTCTTGTACGCCTGTATGAACTGATTGAGGAAGGCAGACTGAAACCTGAGCTTGTCATCGGTGTTCCGGTTGGCTTTGTCAATGTTGTTCAATCAAAGGAATTGATTATGGAAACAGATATTCCTTATATTGTGGCCAGGGGCAGAAAAGGCGGCAGCAATATCGCCGCATGTATCGTAAACGCTCTTTTATACATGTTGAATAATGACAGAGGGTAA
- a CDS encoding cobyric acid synthase — protein sequence MAKAIMIQGTMSNAGKSLIAAGLCRIFKQDGYRVAPFKSQNMALNSYITKEGLEMGRAQVMQAEAAGIEPAVNMNPILLKPTNDTGSQVIVGGEVIGNMSARDYFKYKPQLFPKVMKAYQELSDAYDIIVIEGAGSPAEINLKADDIVNMGMAKRAKAPVLLVGDIDRGGVFAQLIGTVMLLEEDEKNLVKGLIINKFRGDKSILDPGVVMLEERSGKPVVGVAPYLDIEVEDEDSLTERFDGNQEVGFIDIAVIRVPRISNFTDFNPFERMPGVSLRYVTRVNELKTPDMIILPGTKNTMEDLLWMRQNGLEAAVLKKAASGTLIFGVCGGYQMLGETLSDPMGVEAGGTIQGMGLLPVDTVFADDKTRTRVYGTFEGIQGTLCELNGIKLEGYEIHMGISTLKDGAKPLTRITDMSAGDYEEKEDGAWMGNVYGSYVHSIFDKEEVAERIVQAIGKRKGIDTTQMTGVDYQTFKETQYDLLAAGLREHLDMKRIYEILEEGV from the coding sequence ATGGCAAAGGCGATTATGATTCAGGGTACCATGTCGAATGCAGGGAAAAGTCTGATAGCGGCAGGATTGTGCAGGATTTTTAAACAGGACGGATATCGGGTGGCGCCATTTAAGTCCCAGAATATGGCCTTAAATTCCTATATTACCAAAGAAGGTCTGGAGATGGGGCGCGCACAGGTGATGCAGGCAGAAGCAGCAGGAATAGAGCCGGCAGTGAATATGAACCCCATCCTCTTAAAACCTACCAACGATACAGGTTCCCAGGTTATTGTAGGCGGGGAAGTGATTGGAAACATGAGCGCACGGGATTACTTCAAGTATAAGCCGCAGCTCTTTCCCAAGGTTATGAAAGCCTATCAGGAGCTTTCGGATGCATACGATATCATTGTCATAGAAGGAGCCGGAAGCCCGGCAGAGATCAATCTTAAGGCGGACGATATTGTAAATATGGGTATGGCAAAACGTGCCAAGGCGCCTGTACTTTTAGTGGGAGATATAGACAGGGGGGGAGTATTTGCCCAGCTGATCGGCACGGTCATGCTCCTGGAAGAGGATGAGAAAAACCTGGTGAAAGGACTGATTATCAACAAATTCCGTGGAGATAAGAGCATATTGGATCCCGGTGTTGTCATGCTTGAGGAACGCTCCGGCAAGCCGGTAGTGGGTGTGGCTCCTTATCTGGATATTGAAGTTGAGGATGAGGACAGCCTGACTGAACGGTTTGACGGAAACCAGGAAGTTGGATTCATTGACATCGCAGTAATCCGGGTTCCCAGGATTTCTAATTTTACCGACTTTAATCCGTTCGAACGTATGCCGGGGGTCTCGCTTCGCTATGTAACCAGAGTGAACGAACTGAAGACCCCGGATATGATCATTTTGCCCGGCACAAAAAATACTATGGAGGATTTACTCTGGATGCGCCAAAATGGACTTGAAGCTGCAGTTTTGAAAAAAGCCGCATCAGGCACGCTGATTTTCGGTGTATGCGGCGGATATCAGATGCTGGGAGAGACCCTGTCGGATCCGATGGGTGTGGAGGCCGGAGGAACGATACAAGGCATGGGACTGCTTCCGGTGGATACAGTATTTGCGGATGATAAGACAAGGACACGGGTATACGGGACATTTGAAGGCATTCAGGGGACCCTCTGCGAATTAAATGGGATAAAACTGGAAGGGTACGAGATTCACATGGGGATTTCCACCTTGAAAGATGGGGCGAAGCCTTTGACCCGAATTACAGACATGTCTGCCGGTGACTATGAGGAAAAAGAAGATGGGGCCTGGATGGGGAACGTCTACGGTTCTTATGTTCACAGTATTTTTGATAAGGAAGAGGTTGCCGAACGGATTGTACAGGCAATCGGCAAGAGAAAGGGAATTGACACGACCCAAATGACAGGTGTGGATTATCAGACTTTTAAGGAGACGCAGTATGACCTGCTGGCTGCCGGTCTGCGGGAACATCTGGATATGAAACGTATCTATGAGATACTTGAGGAGGGAGTCTGA
- a CDS encoding threonine-phosphate decarboxylase: MKEQIHGGDVYRHPEALDFSANMNPLGTPESVIRAAQEGVNKICNYPDVQQLNLKKALSAYEEVPADALICGNGAAELIFMLTLALKPKKAVVLAPTFAEYELALKSVGCRVEQVQLTEEDGFELKSIKEICASLASGAELVCLCNPNNPTGKLMERDLILGILEQCRKNHATLLLDECFNDFIDEPEKYTLKQHLYAYPELFLLKAFTKRYSMAGIRLGYGMCADIKLLEHMRNCVQPWNLSIPAQDAGVAALRETEYLERARLLVSKERLWLKEEMKKLGLKVYDSKANYIFFKGPVDLVEHCLEKQVLIRDCSNYVGLEKGFYRVAVKQHEENERLIEALK; encoded by the coding sequence ATGAAAGAGCAAATACATGGAGGAGATGTGTACCGGCATCCGGAGGCACTGGATTTTTCTGCCAATATGAATCCTTTGGGAACACCTGAGTCGGTAATTCGTGCTGCACAGGAAGGTGTAAATAAGATTTGTAATTATCCGGATGTGCAGCAGCTAAACTTAAAAAAAGCACTTTCGGCATATGAAGAGGTTCCGGCAGATGCACTGATCTGCGGGAATGGAGCAGCGGAATTGATTTTTATGCTGACACTGGCTTTAAAGCCAAAAAAAGCAGTAGTTCTTGCACCTACATTTGCGGAATACGAACTGGCATTAAAAAGTGTGGGGTGCCGGGTGGAACAGGTACAACTCACCGAGGAAGATGGTTTTGAACTGAAAAGTATCAAAGAGATCTGTGCTTCGCTCGCTTCCGGTGCCGAGCTGGTCTGCCTCTGTAACCCGAATAACCCTACAGGGAAACTGATGGAGAGGGATCTGATCCTGGGGATTTTGGAGCAGTGCAGGAAGAACCATGCCACACTTTTGCTGGATGAATGCTTCAATGACTTTATTGATGAGCCGGAAAAATACACCCTAAAGCAGCACCTGTATGCGTATCCGGAACTTTTTCTTCTCAAAGCATTTACAAAGAGGTATTCTATGGCAGGGATTCGGCTTGGGTATGGGATGTGCGCAGATATTAAGTTACTGGAACACATGAGAAACTGTGTTCAGCCCTGGAATCTGTCCATACCTGCCCAGGATGCGGGAGTCGCTGCCTTAAGGGAAACGGAATATCTTGAGAGAGCCAGACTTCTGGTCTCAAAAGAGCGCCTCTGGCTGAAAGAAGAGATGAAAAAGCTGGGTCTGAAGGTTTATGACTCAAAAGCAAACTATATTTTCTTTAAGGGTCCTGTGGACCTGGTGGAACATTGTCTGGAAAAACAGGTCCTGATTCGGGACTGCAGTAATTATGTGGGACTGGAAAAAGGATTTTACCGTGTGGCGGTTAAGCAGCATGAAGAGAACGAACGATTGATAGAAGCACTGAAGTAG
- the cbiB gene encoding adenosylcobinamide-phosphate synthase CbiB yields the protein MIYYTLPAVVLGFILDLIVGDPHWLYHPVRMIGKLIDGFEYLLRAIFPKSKRGERAAGGLLVILVAGISTAVPAVILYLLYHKVNVWAGFILEAFWCYQLLATKALKVESMRVHKALTEGTLPEARTAVSMIVGRDTAKLDVEGVTKAAVETVAENTADGIIAPLVFLMLGGAAAGFFYKSINTMDSMVGYKNEKYRYFGTAAAKTDDVVNFLPSRIAAWLMIAASFLIALNGKQAGKIYRRDRLNHSSPNSAQTESVMAGALGVQLAGNASYFGRTVEKPSIGDPLRPVVPRDIVRANQLMYVTASLALILCGVLRWILLLL from the coding sequence ATGATTTACTATACGCTTCCGGCTGTGGTGCTGGGATTTATATTGGACCTGATTGTTGGAGATCCACACTGGCTGTATCACCCGGTTCGAATGATCGGAAAACTGATTGACGGATTTGAATATCTGCTTCGTGCCATCTTTCCAAAGTCAAAAAGGGGAGAGCGGGCTGCCGGTGGGCTTCTGGTGATTTTGGTAGCCGGAATCAGCACGGCTGTACCGGCGGTAATTTTGTACCTTTTATATCATAAAGTGAATGTCTGGGCGGGATTTATATTGGAAGCCTTCTGGTGCTATCAGCTTCTGGCAACAAAGGCCTTAAAGGTAGAAAGTATGAGAGTTCATAAGGCACTCACAGAAGGAACGCTTCCGGAGGCACGGACAGCCGTATCCATGATTGTGGGAAGAGATACCGCAAAACTGGATGTGGAGGGAGTGACCAAAGCGGCAGTGGAAACGGTGGCAGAGAATACTGCAGACGGCATTATTGCACCACTTGTATTCCTGATGCTCGGCGGAGCGGCAGCGGGATTCTTTTATAAATCCATCAATACGATGGATTCCATGGTGGGCTATAAGAATGAGAAATACAGGTATTTTGGTACGGCTGCTGCGAAGACGGATGACGTGGTCAATTTTCTTCCGTCCAGAATTGCGGCATGGCTGATGATTGCCGCAAGCTTTTTGATTGCATTGAATGGAAAGCAGGCAGGAAAAATCTATCGAAGGGACCGGCTGAACCACAGCAGTCCGAATTCGGCCCAGACAGAGTCTGTGATGGCAGGAGCACTGGGGGTACAGTTGGCCGGAAATGCCTCTTACTTTGGACGCACCGTGGAGAAACCTTCGATTGGTGATCCTTTAAGACCTGTGGTACCCAGGGATATCGTGAGAGCAAATCAGCTTATGTACGTCACGGCAAGTCTGGCTTTAATTTTATGCGGAGTCTTACGATGGATTCTGTTGCTTTTGTAA
- a CDS encoding cobyrinate a,c-diamide synthase produces MKIPRILLTAPSSGSGKTLITCGILNLLKKRGLMPASFKCGPDFIDPMFHTTVIGTQSWNLDTFFTDPDTTCYLFEKHAKECQIAVMEGVMGFYDGIAGISTRASAYDVARITKTPAILIVDAKGASVSIGALIKGFKEYREDSPIAGVILNRLSPMMYSRMKELIEKETNVSVLGYVPVLKDCILESRHLGLVLPGEVEQLQQKLDALSEILEESLEVGKLLELSRSAKELDYDMEKIRTVRCGLHFPPKKQNFRENPQRKKVSIGLAQDEAFCFFYKDNLELLEDLGAGFVPFSPIHDKKLPDGLDGFMLHGGYPELYAEALSANHSMQASIREALERGIPVVAECGGFMYLHQEMEDMEGNPWPMVGAIEGRAYHTEHLNRFGYITLEGNGAFGRETGPIPAHEFHYFDSTCCGEAFTARKPLSKRSWKCIHSSENLFAGFPHLYYYGNPRFAEAFYKRCEERARR; encoded by the coding sequence ATGAAGATCCCCAGAATATTATTAACTGCACCCTCCAGTGGCAGTGGAAAAACATTGATTACCTGTGGGATTTTAAACCTGCTGAAAAAGCGGGGACTTATGCCTGCATCGTTTAAATGCGGACCGGACTTTATCGATCCCATGTTTCATACAACCGTGATTGGAACACAGAGCTGGAATCTGGATACGTTTTTTACAGATCCGGATACAACCTGTTATCTATTTGAAAAACATGCAAAAGAGTGCCAGATTGCGGTGATGGAAGGGGTAATGGGCTTCTATGATGGCATCGCCGGAATCAGTACAAGGGCCAGTGCCTATGATGTGGCAAGGATAACGAAAACACCGGCGATACTCATTGTGGATGCAAAGGGGGCCAGTGTTTCAATAGGAGCGCTGATTAAAGGGTTTAAGGAATACCGGGAGGACAGCCCGATTGCCGGGGTCATTTTAAACAGGCTTTCTCCCATGATGTACTCCAGAATGAAGGAGCTGATTGAGAAAGAAACCAATGTTTCCGTACTGGGCTATGTACCGGTTTTGAAAGATTGCATACTGGAAAGCCGTCATCTGGGTCTTGTACTTCCTGGAGAAGTGGAACAGCTGCAGCAAAAACTGGATGCTTTGAGTGAAATTCTGGAGGAATCACTGGAGGTGGGAAAATTACTGGAGCTGTCCAGGAGTGCCAAAGAGCTGGACTACGACATGGAAAAGATCCGTACGGTACGCTGCGGTTTGCATTTTCCCCCAAAAAAGCAAAACTTCCGGGAAAATCCGCAGCGGAAAAAAGTCAGCATCGGACTTGCACAGGATGAGGCTTTTTGTTTTTTCTATAAAGACAACCTGGAACTGCTGGAGGATTTAGGCGCGGGTTTTGTACCTTTTTCCCCCATTCATGATAAAAAACTGCCGGATGGGCTGGATGGATTTATGCTGCATGGGGGATATCCGGAGTTGTATGCAGAGGCTTTAAGTGCAAATCACTCCATGCAAGCCAGTATCCGGGAGGCTTTGGAGCGGGGAATACCGGTTGTTGCAGAATGTGGAGGTTTTATGTATCTTCATCAGGAGATGGAAGACATGGAAGGAAATCCCTGGCCCATGGTGGGTGCCATAGAAGGAAGGGCTTACCATACAGAACATTTGAACAGATTTGGATATATTACACTGGAAGGAAATGGAGCATTTGGCCGCGAGACGGGGCCGATTCCTGCTCATGAGTTCCATTATTTTGATTCTACCTGCTGCGGAGAAGCGTTTACAGCCAGAAAACCGCTTAGTAAGCGGAGTTGGAAGTGTATTCATAGCAGTGAAAACCTATTTGCGGGATTTCCCCATCTATACTATTATGGAAATCCCAGATTTGCAGAAGCTTTTTATAAAAGATGTGAAGAGAGGGCCAGGAGATGA